One Candidatus Chazhemtobacterium aquaticus genomic window, CCACACCCCCAAAGACTCAGCCAGTGGCACATACACCTCAAACGTTTCTCTCGCTTTAGCAATCCTCTTTTCCTGAGGCATCGGCTCTAACGTCATCATATTATGCGTCCTGTCGGCTAGCTTAATCAACGCCACCCGTGGATCCAAGCCACTCTCTCTTACCACCCTCTTTGTCGTCTCAATATCCTCCTGTCTCTTTGTTCTTCCCGTTCCCTTTAACTCAGTTACACAACCAACCAACTTTGCCACCTCTGCACCAAACTTAGCTTCCAATTCCTCCAAACTTACTCCAGCATCCTCAACCACATCATGAAGCAACGCAGCTGCCAAAATCTGTTCATCATCTATACCCATCACCTCTCTAACCAAACTAGCTACCGCCACCAAATGATCGGTATAATCAGAGCCATCCCTTCGTTTCTGACCTGCATGTTTCTCCAGTACAAAATCATATGCCTGTCTTTCAAGCTCACTACCAGATTGATACTCCTCTGTTTTTAACGCAAATCCCCATCCCTTTCTTAACTCAAAATCAACTCTATGTATATCTCTCTCCAATCCTGACATCTTACTCCCAGATCATACAAAAAAATCATCCAAAAAGCAAATACTACAGGACACAACGCTCCTTTACCATTTCCGTCGTAAACCGACTATTCCATCTCTACTACTCCAAAATCTTTCTTTCCCTTCCTTACCAAAAAATACTTATCATAAAACAACTCGTAACTTACACCGTTTTGTTCAACTACTCTTCGAGCCTCACTCTTGGAGCTAACTAAACCTAGCTCCACCAACACTTCTTCAATAACTATCTCTGATTTACTCTTAATCTCCATATGGGGAATTGCCAGCTTAACAAACTCAAAGTCGCTCCTACTCATCCTTTCCTTACCCCGATCGAACAAAACTTGAGCCACTTTACGTGACTGCTTTGCCTTTTTCTCACCATGTACTGTTGTCACCAACTCCTCCGCTAAAACCCTTTGCACCAATCTACCCTGACGATCTTTGTCCCAATCGCTCAACACCTTCTTAATCACTTTTATGTCTTTAAATGAATAAAACTTTAACAAAGTTGGTGCCAATTCATCACTTACATTAATCAAAAACTGATACAGGCCAAAGGGATGAGTCTTTTCAGGATCAAGCCAGATCGCTGATCCAGATTCTGTTTTGCCAAACTTTCTTCCAGTTTTTGGATCAACAATCAATGGAAAAGATAAACCATGAGCCGTTTTCTCATACTTCCTTCTAATCAAATCGACTCCTTGCAAGATATTGCCCCACTGGTCAGACCCACCCATCTGCACATTACATCCATGTTTCTCAAACAATACTGCAAAATCATATGCCTGCAACAACTGATACGAAAACTCTGCGTAAGATAATCCCTGTTCTCGTTCCAACCTTGCTTTCACTGACTCCTTGTCCATCATTGAACTAACTGGCATATACTTACCCACTTCTCGCAAAAACTCAATCAGCTTAACCTTCCCCAACCAATCAACATTATCAATCATATGCACTCTCTTACCATCAAAATCCAAAAATCTAGATAATTGTTTCTTCAACTTCCTCTTATTTGCCTCAATCACTTTGTAATCCACCATTGGCCTCTCCGCGTCCTTTCCAGACGGATCTCCAATCAACGACGTTCCTCCACCCATAATGATAATCGCCTTATGTCCAGCATCTACAAATCTCTTCGCCATCGTCACCCCCATCA contains:
- the tyrS gene encoding tyrosine--tRNA ligase, which translates into the protein MIDKNFWRDLKWRGLVYDATPGLDKDLSKEVTVYIGIDPTGDSLHIGHLMGVTMAKRFVDAGHKAIIIMGGGTSLIGDPSGKDAERPMVDYKVIEANKRKLKKQLSRFLDFDGKRVHMIDNVDWLGKVKLIEFLREVGKYMPVSSMMDKESVKARLEREQGLSYAEFSYQLLQAYDFAVLFEKHGCNVQMGGSDQWGNILQGVDLIRRKYEKTAHGLSFPLIVDPKTGRKFGKTESGSAIWLDPEKTHPFGLYQFLINVSDELAPTLLKFYSFKDIKVIKKVLSDWDKDRQGRLVQRVLAEELVTTVHGEKKAKQSRKVAQVLFDRGKERMSRSDFEFVKLAIPHMEIKSKSEIVIEEVLVELGLVSSKSEARRVVEQNGVSYELFYDKYFLVRKGKKDFGVVEME